A single genomic interval of Zingiber officinale cultivar Zhangliang chromosome 4A, Zo_v1.1, whole genome shotgun sequence harbors:
- the LOC121971740 gene encoding uncharacterized protein LOC121971740 codes for MAMAVVEEQGEGTHPLLSPLPRRRNSFRLLPVLLFALALAALGVALFLLWPADPDLRVARLHLDGVHLSTSPSLCLNVSISLSVKVRNPNFFSLDYDSLVSTIGYRGRKLGSVTSEGGRVGARRVSYLDADLQLNGIRVIHDIFYLLEDYRRGSIPFETITEVQGKLRLFFIDVPVEGKFSCSLQVNAQNQTLLRQDCYIE; via the exons ATGGCCATGGCGGTCGTCGAAGAGCAAGGAGAAGGCACGCATCCCCTTCTCTCTCCTCTTCCTCGTCGGCGCAACTCCTTCCGCCTCCTCCCGGTGCTTCTCTTTGCCCTCGCCCTCGCCGCCCTCGGCGTGGCCTTATTCCTCCTCTGGCCCGCCGATCCCGACCTCCGCGTCGCCCGCCTCCACCTCGACGGCGTCCACCTCTCCACTTCCCCCTCCCTCTGCCTGAACGTCTCCATCAGCCTCTCCGTCAAGGTCCGCAACCCTAACTTCTTCTCCTTGGACTACGACTCTCTCGTCTCCACGATCGGCTACCGGGGACGGAAGCTTGGATCCGTGACGTCGGAGGGTGGGCGCGTCGGGGCGCGCCGGGTCTCGTACCTCGATGCCGACCTGCAGCTGAATGGGATCCGGGTGATTCACGACATCTTCTACTTGCTCGAGGATTATAGGAGGGGATCCATCCCCTTTGAAACTATAACGGAGGTGCAGGGCAAGTTGCGACTCTTCTTCATCGACGTCCCTGTTGAG GGTAAATTTTCTTGCTCACTTCAAGTGAATGCACAAAACCAGACTCTTCTTCGACAAGACTGCTACATTGAG TGA
- the LOC121971739 gene encoding 40S ribosomal protein S2-4-like, translating to MAERGAGDRGGFGRGFGRGRGDRGRGDRGRGGRRGGRRDEEEKWVPVTKLGRLVKEGKITSLEQIYLHSLPVKEHQIVDTLLGGRLKDEVMKIMPVQKQTRAGQRTRFKAFVVVGDSDGHVGLGVKCAKEVATAIRGAIILAKLSVVPVRRGFWGNKIGKPHTVPCKVTGKCGSVTVRLVPAPRGAGIVAARVPKKVLQFAGIEDVYTSSRGSTKTLGNFVKATFDCLMKTYGFLTPDLWLETRFSKSPFQEYTDLLAKPTKTILIENTERIEA from the exons ATGGCGGAGCGTGGCGCTGGAGACCGTGGAGGCTTTGGCCGTGGATTCGGGCGGGGCCGCGGGGATCGGGGCCGCGGCGACCGCGGTCGCGGTGGGCGACGCGGCGGGCGGCGCGATGAGGAGGAGAAGTGGGTGCCCGTCACCAAGCTTGGTCGCCTCGTAAAGGAGGGCAAGATCACCAGCCTCGAGCAGATCTACCTCCACTCGCTCCCCGTCAAGGAGCACCAGATTGTAGACACTCTCCTCGGCGGTCGCCTCAAGGACGAGGTCATGAAGATCATGCCTGTGCAGAAGCAGACTCGCGCGGGGCAGCGCACCCGCTTCAAGGCCTTTGTAGTCGTCGGTGACTCTGACGGCCATGTCGGCCTCGGCGTCAAGTGTGCCAAGGAGGTCGCCACGGCTATCCGAGGCGCAATCATCCTGGCTAAGCTTTCAGTGGTTCCTGTCAGGAGGGGATTCTGGGGGAACAAGATCGGGAAGCCCCACACTGTTCCGTGCAAGGTTACTGGGAAGTGCGGGTCAGTCACTGTCCGCCTTGTTCCTGCGCCGAGAGGGGCAGGGATTGTCGCTGCTCGTGTTCCGAAAAAGGTTCTTCAGTTTGCTGGAATTGAGGACGTATACACTTCATCCCGTGGTTCCACGAAGACTCTTGGAAACTTTGTCAAG GCTACGTTTGATTGTCTCATGAAGACCTATGGGTTCCTCACTCCTGACTTGTGGTTAGAGACTCGCTTCAGCAAGTCTCCCTTCCAGGAGTACACAGACTTGCTCGCCAAACCGACCAAAACGATTCTCATTGAGAACACCGAGAGGATTGAAGCTTAG